AGAAGAGAATTTAGCGCTTTTTGAAAAAATGAAAAATGGCGAATTTGAAGAGGGGACACATGTACTTAGGGCAAAAATTGATATGTCATCTTCAAATATGCTAATGCGCGACCCTATTATGTACAGGATACTGCATAAAGCGCACCATAGAACAAATACCGATTGGTGTATTTATCCTATGTACGATTGGACCCACGGAGAAAGTGATTACATAGAACAAGTGTCTCATTCCTTCTGTACGTTAGAATTTGCCATGCACCGTGAATTGTATAACTGGTTTTTAGATCAGGTATATGATCAAGATAAGGTAAGGCCTAAACAACGTGAGTTCGCCCGTCGTAACTTAAGCCATACCGTAGTTAGTAAAAGAAAATTAGCCCAGCTGGTAGAAAAGGGCATTGTTAATGGGTGGGACGACCCAAGAATGCCAACCATATCAGGTCTGCGTAGAAGAGGATATACGCCAGAGTCTATCCGTAATTTTGCGGATACCATTGGAATTGCTAAAAGGGACAACTTAATTGATGTTTCTTTATTGGAATTCAACATACGTGAACATTTAAATAAAACCACGCATAGAGTAATGGGTGTTTTAAATCCATTAAAACTGGTTATTACCAATTATCCAGAAGGAGAAACCGAGTGGCTAGAAGCAGAAAATTCCCCTGAAGATGAAAATGCAGGTTCAAGACAAGTTCCTTTTTCAAGAGAACTATATATAGAACAAGAGGATTTTAGGGAGTCTGCCAATAAAAAGTTCTTTCGTTTAAAATTGGGCGGAGAGGTTCGTTTAAAGAACGGATATATCATAAAAGCTGAAAGTTGCACAAAAGATACCGATGGTAATATTACAGAAGTCCAATGTACATATGACCCAAAAAGTAAAAGTGGTAGTGGTACGGAAGAAAGTTTGCGTAGGGTAAAAGGGACTTTACATTGGGTTTCAATAGCACATGCCTTAAAGACGGAAGTTAGGTTATACGATAGGCTATTTACAGATGAAAGTCCAGATGCTCACAAGGACAAGGATTTCTTGGAGTTTATTAATCCAGATTCTTTAACCGTAATAACAGGATATGTAGAGCCTGCGTTAAAGGATGCGAAGCCAGGTGATCGTTTTCAATTTCAACGACTAGGATATTTTTGTGTTGATCCAGATACCACCACAGATAAATTAGTCTTCAACAGAACTGTTGGTTTACGAGATTCTTGGGCTAAAATTCAGGAAAAAAAGTAATATAATCATTGCTTATAAAGACTCATCAGTTTAATCAATAAGTCTTATACAAAAGCGCCGTTAGATATACGTTCTAACGGCGCTTTATAAATTAAAGACCTATTGATATTGTTTAGCCGACAAAACCCCTTTAAAAGAGTGTATTTAGCGAAAACCTATACAAGTAAGAACCTTTGCTATCAAAAAAAGCCGGACATAAAAAAAGCCCGAAAAAAATTTTTCGAGCTTTTTTAAAATTGGTCTTTAAATTATTCTTTTGGTTTGGGCTTGTTGGTTTTTTTCATGCTTTCTCCGATCATGTTACTTGCCGTAAAGCTTGCCACCATATTATTCAACATATCACTACCGGCTTGTGGTGAGTTAGGTAATAGAATTAAATTGGTATTGGTTTCTTCACCTATACTTTGAAGTGTATCATAATGCTGTGTTACTACGATCAATGCAGAAGCTTCTTGCGAGTTTATACCTACCTTGTTCAATACCTCTACAGATTCTTCTAGACCACGGGCAATTTCTCTTCTTTGATCAGCAATACCCTGTCCTTGTAACCTTTTACTTTCCGCTTCGGCTTTTGCCTTTTCAACTATTAATATACGAGCAGCATCACCTTCAAACTGGGCAGCTGTTTTTTGGCGCTCAGAAGCATTAATTCTATTCATGGCCTCTTTTACCTGCGGATCTGGATCAATATCCGTTACCAAGGTCTTTATGATATCAAAACCATAATCCAACATGGCCTCCTGTAATTCTGATTTTACCGCAATTGCTATATCATCTTTTTTAACGAAGACATCATCCAATTTCATTTTTGGCACTTCTGCACGTACGACATCAAATACATATGATGTTATTTGCTCGTGCGGATACTCCAACTTATAGTAAGCATCATATACTTTTTCTCTAATTACTACATATTGTACCGATACTTTCAGCTTAACAAAAACATCATCCAACGTTTTAGTTTCAATAATTACATCTAGCTGCTGAATTTTTAAACCTATTCTTGCTGCTATACGTTGTACAAAAGGAATTTTAAACTGAATACCCGATTGTCTAACACTAGTAAATTTTCCAAATGTTTCTATTAAAACCGCCGTTTGCTGCTTAACAATAAACACACCGGATAAGATGGTCACAATGACCAGAAACAAAATTGGAATCCAAATAAATGAGCCCATAATAATTGATTTTTAAGTTAATAATGGAAGATACTAAAAGCCTTCTTAACATTAGTTGTCAAATAGCCACATTTGTTACATGAATTTCCTGTTTAATTTATAACGGGTAATTCAAACGTTACACCGTATTGATAATTAACTAACTATCTGTACATTTAAAGCTATAAAGTTATTTCAATGCTATTAGCCATACAACCAAAACTACCTATGCGAAATAAGTCTAAGACCAAGGCTTATTATATAGATATGCTAGGTTTTAAAGAGTTGGGCACTACCACGTATCCGGATTACTTAATGCTTGTAAAAGAGCATGTAGAAATTCATTTCTTCTTGTTCAAAACACTTGAAGTAAAGGAAAATTATGGCCAGGTATATATACGAACCAAAGACATAGAAATATTATACCAATCATTATTAAATAACAAAGTTCCTATTCATCCTAATGGTAAACTAGAAGTAAAACCATGGGGTCAAACGGAATTTTCCCTTTTAGATCCAGACAATAATCTATTGACATTTGGTGAATCTACAACTTAAATTCTACCATAAAAAAGGGCAGTAACCAAGTTGGATGCTGCCCTTTAATTTAATATTGAAGTGTTATTACTTTAAATCATAACGATCTAAATTCATAACCTTTGTCCAAGTCTTCGCAAAATCTCTAACGAATTTCTCTTTAGCATCTTCCGTACCATATACTTCCGCTAAAGCACGTAGTTCAGAGTTGGAACCAAAGATAAGATCTGCTCTTGTACCTGTCCACTTAACCGCTCCAGATTTACGATCGCTACCTTCAAATACAGTATCATCGTTAGAAGCAGCTTTCCATGTTGTGCCCATGTCTAAAAGATTTAAGAAGAAATCATTGGTCAATACACCTGGCTTGTCTGTGAACACGCCGTTATTAGAACCATCATAATTTGCACCTAATACACGTAGACCACCTATAAGAACTGTCATTTCTGGCGCAGTCAAAGTCAATAGATTAGCTCTATCGATCAATAATTCTTCGGCCTGTACAGACAATTTTTTTCTAGTATAATTTCTAAATCCGTCCGCTAAAGGCTCTAATGCATCAAACGCTTCGGCATCTGTCATCTCCTGAGTAGCATCGGTACGACCTGCATTGAATTCCACATTCGTAGCAAAACCTGCTAAACTAGCGGCATTCTCTACTGCAGCAGTACCACCTAATACAACTAAATCTGCAAAAGAAACCTTTTTATTGCCAGATTGGCCTTCATTAAACTCTTTTTGAATTCTTTCTAAAGTTGCTGTAACCTTGGCCAATTGAGTAGGGTTATTTACTTCCCAATCTTTTTGAGGAGCTAAACGAACACGACCACCATTTGCACCACCTCTTTTATCCGAACCTCTAAAAGTAGAAGCAGAAGCCCATGCTGCACTAACCAACTCTGCCGTTGAAAGTCCAGAAGACAAAATAGTTTTCTTTAATTGGGCGATATCAGAATCATTGATCAATTCAAAATCTACCGCTGGTACAGGATCTTGCCATAGCAATTCCTCTTGTGGCACCTCTGGTCCTAAGTAACGCTCTTTAGGCCCCATATCACGGTGTGTTAATTTGTACCAAGCTCTAGCATAGGCATCCTTAAACTCATCTGGATTCTCTAAAAAGTTTCTTGAAATCTTTTCAAATTCCGGATCTACACGCAAAGACATATCTGTTACCAACATGAATGGTTGGTGAGTTTTTCCTGGAATATGCGCATCTGGCATTTGACCTGCGCCTGCATCACCTACTGGTTTGTATTGCCATGCACCAGCGGGACTTTTAGTTAACTCCCATTCAAAACCAAATAGGTTCTCAAAGAAGTAATGGCTCCATTTTGTAGGAGTTTGTGACCAAGCACCTTCTAGACCACTGGTAATTGTATCTGCACCAAAACCACTGCCATAACTACTTTTCCACCCAAGACCTTGTTCCGTAATATCTGCTGCAGCTGGCTCAACATCTACATAATCATCAGGACTTGCAGCTCCGTGCGTTTTACCAAAAGTGTGTCCACCGGCAATCAATGCAACAGTTTCATAATCATCCATGGCCATTCTCTTAAAGGTCTGTCTTATATAGTGAGCAGCTTCTAATGGATCAGGATTTGCATTATGGCCTTCAGGATTTACATAGATCAATCCCATGTGGGCAGCACCTAAAGGATTCTCCAATTCATTTCCATCCTCATCATATCTTTGTTTGTTGCCCAGCCATTCTGTTTCAGAACCCCAATACACATCTTCTTCCGGTTGCCAAATATCTTCACGACCACCAGCAAAACCAAACATTGGTAATCCCATACTTTCATGGGCCACGTTACCTGCTAAAATCAATAAATCTGCCCAAGATATTTTTTTACCATATTTCTGTTTAATAGGCCATAATAACAAACGTGCCTTATCTAGGTTGGCGTTATCCGGCCAACTATTTAAAGGAGCAAAACGTTGGTTACCTGAACTTGCACCACCTCTACCATCTGAGATACGGTAGGTACCAGCACTGTGCCAAGCCATACGGATGAAAAACGGACCATAATGACCATAATCTGCTGGCCACCAATCTTGACTATCGGTCATTAAATCGGTCAAATCCTTTTTTATAGCCGCTAAATCCAAAGACTTAAATTCCTCAGTATAGTTAAAATCATCATCCATTGGATCTGCCATTTTAGAATGTAACCTCAGTATATTAAGGTTCAACATATTTGGCCACCAATCTTTATTAGTGGTTCCACCACCTGCTGCTTGATGCATTTCACCATTTAAAAATGGACAATTTGCTGCTGACGAATCATTCACGTCCCAAGCTTCACCTTTTCCGTTAGTACTACTCATGATTATAATAGTTTAATTGTTGTTTTTAGTTCTTCAGTGGTAAAATTATCAATAATTAATTTATCGAAAATTCAATTACAATAGAAAATATCTATGATGCGATTATAAAACGTTTAGCAATTATTCAATTCGGTTGCAGAACCACTTCATAAAAGCCACTAAATCTTAGAATATCATAAAGATAAAAAGATAATAGTATAATCTGATACCAAACAACCATTAATTAATGGTTTAGTAAACCAAGCTATAAGTCACAAGAACTATCAACGTATAATGCATAAAGAGGGATGGACCAAAAATCTACCATTGAGATAAAATAGTACTTGTATTACGTTAATGATTACACTAAAAATTCACCTGTATGCCTTTGAACAAAGCCTACACTCAAAAATTAATTTAACAAATCATTGATAATCCTACCTTCTAAAACTAGCTATATTGCAGGTTCACCAGACCAAATAAATGCCTAAAATCACCAAAAGACAACGCCAAGCAAAATGGTTGCGAATATTTCGCAAAGTACATCGTGCAACTGGTGCGGCTCTGTTCATTTTTTTCTTTTTCATTTCTATTACTGGTCTTCTTTTAGGTTGGAAAAAGCATAGTGGAGGAGTAATTCTGTCTAAAACGTATAAAGGCACTTCCACTGATTTAAAAGATTGGCTACCCGTAGATAGTTTACATAGCATTGCCAACACCTATATCTTGGAACATGTATCGCCAGAACTATCCACCAAAATAGATCGCATAGATATTAGAAAAGAAAAAGGTATCGTAAAATTTGTATATGAAGATCATTATTGGGGTTTACAACTAGATGGGGCCACAGGTACTGTCTTACACACCGAACGCCGGTATTCTGATATCATTGAACATATTCATGATGGTTCCATTTTAGATGATTATTTAGGTACAAGTGATAATCAAATAAAGGTATTCTATACTACGGTAATGGGTCTTGCCCTTTTACTTTTTACCATTACAGGCTTTTGGCTTTGGTATGGACCTAAGCGAATGCGTAAAAATAATGCAAGTACTTAAAAATTAGGCTTAGCTTTGAAATCTTCAATAAGCTATAAAGACATGCCAGAATACAAGAAAAAAGATGCCTTACAAAAGCCTAGTTTACACTCAAGAAATAAACATACCGGTCGTTATGACCTTAAGGCACTAAAGCTGCTCAATCCAGATTTAAAACCATTTGTAGCCAAAAATAAACACGGTAATTTATCTATTGATTTTTTTAACCCTATTGCCGTAAAAGCGCTAAACAAGGCATTACTTATGGCACATTACGGTATTGAATATTGGGACATACCAGATGGTTTTTTATGTCCGCCAATACCTGGTAGGGCAGACTATATACACCATATTGCAGATGTTTTGGCAGACAGTAATCATGGAACTTTAGTCAAAGGTGATAAAATTAAGTGTCTAGATATTGGAGTAGGTGCAAATTGTGTATATCCAATAATTGGAAACAGCGTCTATGGTTGGTCTTTTTTAGGTTCGGATATTGACTCAAAAGCCATTGAGGCGGCACAAAAAATTGTAGAAAACAACGCCAATCTAACTGGTAAGGTAAAATTTAGATTACAAGAAAAACCTGAGCATATATTTTCTGGAATTTTAAAGGCTGATGAAAAAGTAGATTTCACTATATGCAATCCGCCATTTCATGCGAACCAAGCCGAGGCCGAAGCTGGAACTTTGCGTAAATTGAGCAATTTAAAAAAGAAGCGAATTAAAAAACCGGCTCTTAATTTTGCAGGGCAAGGAGGAGAGCTTTGGACCGATGGTGGTGAAAAACGATTTGTATTAAACATGATTAATGAAAGTGCACAGTTTTCAAAAAATTCTGCTTGGTATTCTACTTTGGTAAGTAAACAATCAAATTTGAGATCCTTTTATGACCGACTGGAAAAAATTGGAGCAACTGCCCATAAAACCGTACCTATGGGACAGGGCAACAAAATGAGCAGGTTGGTTGTTTGGACTTTTTTGACCGATGTAGAAATGAACGCATGGGCTAACGAACGTTGGAAAAGCGAATAAATATCAACTTTAAAAATTATTGAAGTAAAGACTGGTTTATAATAATACGTTTGTAGCTTATTAAACCCTTTATTTGATAAATATGACCCGAAGGGTCGATTTTTATTTTTAAATCCCTTAAAATCGATACTATGCCCGGAGAAAGCAATCTAGAAGTTCTTTTACAAAGTTTAAAACCTAAATTAAACGAAGGGAACTATGTTTTTATAAGTCTCCCCGAAATTGGCCATATTTCAAGAGCTGATATTCTTTTTGAATTTAAAGAAGCCGAAGGCATCACCATAATATTGACAAAAGAAAAAGCAGCGCATTATAAACTAGCTTATGAATTCATTGCCTCTTGGATTACATTGACCGTACACTCCGCTTTAGATGCGGTTGGGTTGACCGCTGCAGTTGCCAATGCGTTGACAAAACATAATATTAGCTGTAACGTGGTTGCCGCATTTTATCATGACCATATTTTTGTCTCCACAAAAGACGCTACTAAAGCCATGAGCATTCTGCAAGAATTTTCTAATAAATAAGCTTTAACCCAGTTTTTCTAGCGCTGTTTTAATTCGGGCAATACTTTCTTCTTTACCAACCATTGCCATTATATCAAAAATATGGGGACCTTTCATATCACCAACTAAGAACAAACGTAGGGGAGGCATAACCTTACCAAAAGAAAGTTCTTTTTCACCGATCCATGCTTTAACCATGGTTTCGCTATTCTCCGATGAAAAATCTTCAATGGATTCTATTACAGAAATCAATTCATTCATGATGACTGCAGTATCTTCTTTCCACTGCTTTTTGGCAGCCTTTGCATTATACTCAGTGGGAGCTACGAAAAAATAATCTGACAGATCCCAAAAATCGGAAACAAAAACTGCGCGTTCTTTTATTAAACTTACCACCTTGGTTACATACTCCAGATTAACCTTATCCTCATCAGTAGTATGCTCTTTCACAATGGGTAAGAAGCTATTAGCCAGTTCTGTATCGGCAGTTTCCTGTAAATAGTGTTGATTGTACCATTTGGTCTTTTCTGGGTCAAAACGCGCTCCAGATTTATTTACACGATCTAAACTAAAGGTTTTCACCAACTCGTCTAAAGAAAATAGTTCTTGTTCCGTACCAGGATTCCATCCTAATAAAGCCAAAAAATTAACAACTGCTTCAGGAAAATATCCTGATTCTTTATAACCAACAGAATCGTTCCAAGAAAGAGGAAAAACCGGAAAGCCCATTTTTTCACCATCACGCTTACTCAATTTACCTTTACCAACAGGTTTCATAATCAATGGTAAATGAGCAAATTCTGGAGCATTCCATTCAAATGCATCATACAACTGTTTGTGTAATGCTAAAGAAGGTAACCATTCTTCGCCACGAATTACATGAGAAATTTCCATTAAATGGTCATCAACAATATTTGCCAAATGATACGTTGGCATACCATCACTCTTAAAAAGAACTTTGTCATCTAGCACATTTGTATCTATCTGTATTGTACCACGAATTAAATCTTGCAATTGCAATTTTTCATCTGGCGGCGTTAAAAATCGAATAACATAGTCATCACCATTGGCCAACCTTTCTTTAACTTCTTCTGGCATTAATGAAAGAGAATTATCCAACTTTAACCTGTTATGCCAGTTATATATAAAAGTTTTACCTTTTTCTTCATGCTCTTTTCTATGAGCATCTAAGCTTTCTGAAGTATCAAAAGCATAATATGCCTTACCTTTCGCAATTAGATCATCTGCGTATTTCTTATATAAAGATTTACGCTCGCTCTGTCTATACGGTCCAAAACTACCTTCTTTACCAACACCTTCATCAAAAGGAATTCCGCACCAGTTCAATGCATCAATTATATATTGTTCCGCACCTTCCACATATCTATTTTGATCGGTATCTTCTATACGCAGTATAAAATCGCCACCATGTTTTTTGGCAAATAAATAATTAAAAAGGGCCGTGCGCACACCGCCAATATGTAATGGTCCTGTAGGACTTGGTGCAAAACGCACACGAACTTTCTTCGACATAATGATTATTTGATTGCGCAAAGATACATAACCAAGTGTTTTTAAATATAGAATACGAAATAGGATTTCACTTAAGTAAAGCGCATTTTCACTGTAATAAACAGCATTAAAGGATTTTGATTTAACAAATATTTCCCAACAAACCATCTTAATATCCGTTATCTTGGTATAAAAAAGGTAATTGCAAGACTATAATCACATATTACACCGGTTAAATCAATTTATAAAAAAACATTATTCTCAAATTCTTCTAAAGGGAATTTTGCTTTTTATAGCGTTAGGATTTTTGTTTTTCCTCACCATCTTAGCTATAGAGTACTTTCTTTGGTTAAACTCTTTGGGCCGAACGGTATTATTTACCTTGTTCATAGCAGTAGAAGTTCTATTGCTTTATAAATACATTTTAATACCGGTCTTCTATCTTCTTAAATTAAAAAAGGGTATAGGAAATAAAGAAGCCGCAAATATGATTGGCAAGCATTTTCCAGAAGTAGGGGATAAACTCACAAATTTGTTGGACTTAGCAGAAGATTCTGAACAGTCTGAATTATTACTAGCTAGTATTGCACAGCGTTCCAAACAAATGGATTCCGTTCCATTTTCAAGCGCAATTGATTTTAAAGACGCCATCAAATATGTAAAGTATTCTATTATACCGATTGTTATTGTCTGTTTACTTTACCTCACCGGTAATTGGAGTTCATTTTTTGGTACATATGAAAGAGTTGTAAATTATGAAATGGCATATGAAAAACCTGCACCGTTTCAATTTCATGTACTTACCGATCAATTAAGTGCTTTGCAAAATGAATCATTCACCATTCAAGTTTCCACAAATGGTAAAGTTAAACCAGAAAATGTGTACATCGTAGTAGACGGTAAACCCATATTGATGCAAAAACAGGACGGGATTTATGAATACACCTTTTCACCACCCATACAATCTACAAATTTTACGTTTTTGGCCAATGAAGTTAATTCAAAATCCTACTCATTAATCGCATTGAAAACTCCTTCAATATTAGATTTTTCAATGGATTTAAAATATCCTACTTACCTGAACAAACCAAATGAAACAATCAAAAGTACGGGTAATGCGATTTTACCGGAAGGAACCCAAGTAACATGGAACATTGAAGGAGAAAATACCGAAAAGATTAATCTAAACACAAAAGATACCGTTCAATCTTTTATAAAAGAAAAAAACACTTTTACAATTCAACGGAAAATATACAACGACCTAGATTATGAACTTACCACAACCAATGTAAATGTCCAAAATTATGAACGTTTAGAATACTCGTTCAAAGTAATTAAAGATGCTTATCCAACATTAAAGGTGAACCAGGTTTTAGATTCCTTGAATCCAAATGTTTCGTACTATACAGGAAATGCAAGTGACGATTATGGTCTTTCAAAAATTGAACTTGTTTACTTTGAAGTTGGTAAAGAGAATCAAGAGCAGAAAATAGACCTTGCAAAACCCAGTTCAAATTTTGAACAGTTTTACTACACCTTTCCATCAGGTTTGGCATTAGAATCCGGTAAACAATATGCTTTCTATTTCCAAGTAACCGATAACGATGCCATACACCATGGAAAGGCTATAAAAAGTCAAATATTCCAACAGGTATTATTAAATGAAAATCAACTCAAGAATAAAGATCTTGAATCTCAACAATCACTCATAAAGGATTTAGACAAATCTTTAGAACGTGCAAAACAACAGAAAGAATCATTAGAGGAAATAAATCAAAATCAAAAAGAGAAAAGTAGTTTAAATTTTAATGATCAAAATCAAATTAAAGACTATTTAAAAAAGCAAGAACAACAAGAGCAATTAATGCAAAAGTTCAGCAAAGAGTTAAAGGAAAACCTAGACAAAGGAAACAAGGATGATAAATTAAACCAATTGTTACAAGAACGATTGGAGCGACAAGAACAACAAGCCAAGAAAAACCAGCAACTGCTAGAAGAACTTAATAAAGTAGCAGATAAAATTAAAAAAGAAGAGCTTACTAAAAAGCTTGAAGAATTAGGTAAAAAGCAACAAAATAGCGAACGCAGCCTAGAACAATTATTAGAATTGACCAAGCGCTATTATGTCACAGAAAAAGCGTCTCAGCTAGCACGTGATCTTGAAGAACTGGCAAAAAAGCAAGAGGAACTTTCTAAAAAGAATAAAGAAGAAAATAGTTCAATTAAGCAGCAACAATTAAATAAAGCTTTTAATGAATTGTCCAAAGAAATGGATGGGCTAAAAAATGATAATAAAAAATTAAAAAAACCAATTGATTTAAATTTAGATACCAATAAAAAAGAAGCTATTAAAGAAGATCAGAATGAAGCTTTAGACGAACTACAAAAACAAGAAAATTCAGAATCAAAATCAACCCCGGAAAGCGATCAAAACAATGCTTCAAAGAAACAAAAATCCGCTGCGCAGAAAATGAAAGAAATGAGTGAGCAGCTCAGCTCATCTTCTTCCAGTAGTAGTGGAGGATCATCAGTAGCCGAAGATGCAGAAATGCTAAGACAAATATTGGATAACCTCATTATATTTTCATTTAAGCAAGAATCTTTATTTGATAAACTATCGGCTAAACAAGACCAAGATCAAACGCAATACTCACAAACAGTTCGTGACCAAAATGAATTAAGAGGGTTATTTGAACATGTTGACGATAGTCTTTTTGCCTTGTCTTTACGACAAGCAGAACTTTCAGAATTTGTAAATGAACAAATTACCGAAGTATATTATAACATTGATAAATCTTTAGAAACAATGGCAGATGGACAATTGTTTCAAGGAATTTCACATCAAAAATATGTATTGACCGCTTCAAACAGCTTAGCAGATTTTTTAGCAAATGTTATGGATAATATGCAAGAAAGTATGCAAATGGGTAAAGGTTCCGGTCAAAATGAAGGAGGTTTTCAACTACCAGATATTATCAAAGGACAACAACAACTTGGGGAAAAAATGGGTCAACAAGGCCAATCCGGAAAAAAAGGTAAAAGTGGAGAAGGAGAAAAGGGAAGTAAGGGCGAACAAGGAGAAGGAGGAAAACAAGGAGAGAATGGGGAGCAAGGTCAAAACGGAAAATCTGGAGAAAACGGAAGTGAAGGAGAAAATGGCCAGAATGGAAAAAATGGTAATGGTGGCCAAAAAGGAGAAAATGGTCAAGGAAACGGAAAAGGGAACTCTAACGGAAATGGAGGACAAGGAAATGGACAGATGAGTGAAGCAGGACTAAAAGAGATTTATGAAATTTATCAAAGTCAACAAAAAATTCGTCAAGAGTTAGAAAAACAATTAGAAAACATGATTAATAGCGGAGACCAAAAATTGGGTCAAAAGCTGATTAAGCAGATGGAGGATTTTGAGAATGATTTACTTGAAAATGGAATTACAGAACGTACCATCAACAAAGCCAACACTATACAGTACGAATTATTGAAGCTGGAGAACGCAGCACTAAAGCAAGGAGAAAAATCTGAGCGAGAAAGTAATAGAAATACAAAAGACTTCACAAATCCTATTACTACTAAACCCTCATTATTAGAGAATTATCATAATGAAGTGGAAATTTTAAATAGGCAAAGCTTACCTTTGCGGCAAAATTTTCAAACAAAGGTTAAAGAGTACTTCAAAGCAAATGATTAATTACAACTACCTAACCGATTTTAAGCTAGTAGAAGAAACACATTTTGATTCATGGATTATTAATTCTTGCAAAACCGAAGGTTTTTCAGTTCAAGAATTAAACTACATTTTTTGTGATGATGAATACTTGCTTAAAATCAATCAAGATTATTTACAACACGATTATTTAACAGACATTATTACCTTCGATTATGTATCAGGTAAAAATGTATCTGGAGATTTGTACATCTCTATAGATCGCGTAAAAGAAAATGCAGAAGACTTTAATGTCTCATTTGAAAATGAATTAAAGCGTGTAATGGTTCACGGTGTTTTACACTTAATGGGCTATTCGGATAAATCGGAAACAGCTACTGCCGAAATGCGCGCTAAAGAAGAAGAAAAAATAAAGCTGTTCCACGTGGAACAATAGAAGGTATGTTTGGAGAAGAATATGATGTAATTGTAGTTGGCGGAGGACACGCCGGTGCAGAAGCGGCAGCAGCAGCTGCAAACTTGGGTTCTAAAACCCTATTAGTAACCATGAATTTGCAAAACATTGGTCAAATGT
The sequence above is a segment of the Maribacter dokdonensis DSW-8 genome. Coding sequences within it:
- a CDS encoding glutamine--tRNA ligase/YqeY domain fusion protein, with the protein product MSETTKSLNFIEQIVEEDLVNGYTKDQLRFRFPPEPNGYLHIGHASSICLNFGLGLRYNAPVNLRFDDTNPAKEEQEFVDAIKKDVEWLGFKWDTERYASDYFQQLYDWAIELIKKGKAYVDNQSSEEMAAQKGTPTEPGTNSPFRNRSVEENLALFEKMKNGEFEEGTHVLRAKIDMSSSNMLMRDPIMYRILHKAHHRTNTDWCIYPMYDWTHGESDYIEQVSHSFCTLEFAMHRELYNWFLDQVYDQDKVRPKQREFARRNLSHTVVSKRKLAQLVEKGIVNGWDDPRMPTISGLRRRGYTPESIRNFADTIGIAKRDNLIDVSLLEFNIREHLNKTTHRVMGVLNPLKLVITNYPEGETEWLEAENSPEDENAGSRQVPFSRELYIEQEDFRESANKKFFRLKLGGEVRLKNGYIIKAESCTKDTDGNITEVQCTYDPKSKSGSGTEESLRRVKGTLHWVSIAHALKTEVRLYDRLFTDESPDAHKDKDFLEFINPDSLTVITGYVEPALKDAKPGDRFQFQRLGYFCVDPDTTTDKLVFNRTVGLRDSWAKIQEKK
- a CDS encoding SPFH domain-containing protein, encoding MGSFIWIPILFLVIVTILSGVFIVKQQTAVLIETFGKFTSVRQSGIQFKIPFVQRIAARIGLKIQQLDVIIETKTLDDVFVKLKVSVQYVVIREKVYDAYYKLEYPHEQITSYVFDVVRAEVPKMKLDDVFVKKDDIAIAVKSELQEAMLDYGFDIIKTLVTDIDPDPQVKEAMNRINASERQKTAAQFEGDAARILIVEKAKAEAESKRLQGQGIADQRREIARGLEESVEVLNKVGINSQEASALIVVTQHYDTLQSIGEETNTNLILLPNSPQAGSDMLNNMVASFTASNMIGESMKKTNKPKPKE
- a CDS encoding bleomycin resistance protein, producing the protein MLLAIQPKLPMRNKSKTKAYYIDMLGFKELGTTTYPDYLMLVKEHVEIHFFLFKTLEVKENYGQVYIRTKDIEILYQSLLNNKVPIHPNGKLEVKPWGQTEFSLLDPDNNLLTFGESTT
- the katG gene encoding catalase/peroxidase HPI, which codes for MSSTNGKGEAWDVNDSSAANCPFLNGEMHQAAGGGTTNKDWWPNMLNLNILRLHSKMADPMDDDFNYTEEFKSLDLAAIKKDLTDLMTDSQDWWPADYGHYGPFFIRMAWHSAGTYRISDGRGGASSGNQRFAPLNSWPDNANLDKARLLLWPIKQKYGKKISWADLLILAGNVAHESMGLPMFGFAGGREDIWQPEEDVYWGSETEWLGNKQRYDEDGNELENPLGAAHMGLIYVNPEGHNANPDPLEAAHYIRQTFKRMAMDDYETVALIAGGHTFGKTHGAASPDDYVDVEPAAADITEQGLGWKSSYGSGFGADTITSGLEGAWSQTPTKWSHYFFENLFGFEWELTKSPAGAWQYKPVGDAGAGQMPDAHIPGKTHQPFMLVTDMSLRVDPEFEKISRNFLENPDEFKDAYARAWYKLTHRDMGPKERYLGPEVPQEELLWQDPVPAVDFELINDSDIAQLKKTILSSGLSTAELVSAAWASASTFRGSDKRGGANGGRVRLAPQKDWEVNNPTQLAKVTATLERIQKEFNEGQSGNKKVSFADLVVLGGTAAVENAASLAGFATNVEFNAGRTDATQEMTDAEAFDALEPLADGFRNYTRKKLSVQAEELLIDRANLLTLTAPEMTVLIGGLRVLGANYDGSNNGVFTDKPGVLTNDFFLNLLDMGTTWKAASNDDTVFEGSDRKSGAVKWTGTRADLIFGSNSELRALAEVYGTEDAKEKFVRDFAKTWTKVMNLDRYDLK
- a CDS encoding PepSY domain-containing protein, with protein sequence MPKITKRQRQAKWLRIFRKVHRATGAALFIFFFFISITGLLLGWKKHSGGVILSKTYKGTSTDLKDWLPVDSLHSIANTYILEHVSPELSTKIDRIDIRKEKGIVKFVYEDHYWGLQLDGATGTVLHTERRYSDIIEHIHDGSILDDYLGTSDNQIKVFYTTVMGLALLLFTITGFWLWYGPKRMRKNNAST